In Pelecanus crispus isolate bPelCri1 chromosome 13, bPelCri1.pri, whole genome shotgun sequence, the DNA window CTTCTCACAAACGGCAGGAGAACTACAAGAGCTTATCATATTTAATCAGTAAGTCATCGCTGCCTTTTAGAGGAACTCCAGCGTAATGGTTATTTAAACCTGGctattgtttgctttttcccattttattgtAAAACAGTCAAGTGGTAAAACATAATATGTAGAAAATTTTTGGCTgagttaaaatgtaattatgcGGAACTGAGGAGTTagatttaaaatacacttaGCAAGTGTTTCTGGTATTCTGTTTTTGCAGCAACATGTAAAATGCTGGCACTGGTGCTTACTGAGAATTGTACATGTTCcttttgaaaaaacacagattttcaaAGTGCTTGTCACACAGTGCCTGTGTTCAGCCAAAACAATCCCCAGGTATTGTGAAGATACCCTTGAAGTTACACAAAGTGGGTGAACTTGGCTGAAGAGCTGTCACTAATTTAAAATAAGGGGTAAATGGCATGCTTTCTTGTCACTGCCTTTTTTATCGTCATAGCTGATGAAGTTATGAAAACGTAAACATAAAGATCACGAGAGGAACTGGTGGAAAAAATCACAATGAATAAGAAATTAGCCTATGCTCAATTAGTGAAATCACCTTGGCAAGAACACCTCTCTTTTAAAAGAGTTTTGCCAGTTGAACCCATTGAGCAGAGTTTTCATGGGGCGGATCCATCACAGATGCCTTTGAGGCGAAGCCACAtgcaggagaaagagaaagcgAGGACCCGAATGGTGCCACCAGCATCATCAAATCCACCCGCACCAATGCAGAGTCTGGCTGTGCTGAGTCtggctgcaccctgcctgcagcatgcTCCCGGTGGTCCTGCCCCTTGGGGTCCAAAGGCGAAGGCCACGTGCTGATGCCCCCCCCTTGCACCCAGGGGCAGCTCGGAGGGGAAGAAAGTCAGTCACTCGGAGCAAGGGAAGGTCCCACTCTCTGGAGCGTTTGAGGAGCCGTCAGGAGAATTTGTCCTGCAGAGGGTCTTGCACCAGCTGTAGGTGCAAGTTACGGGACGCGTCAGCAATTAAGGAGCAAACTTAGAGCTGGGTGAGGAGGAAATAATGAATGAGAGCAGGAGGGGGAGTGCAGGAAAGGTTGAAGCAGAGATAAGTTGGTGACCAGTGGGATGCACTCAAAGCCGGGGCTGCAGTGCTGAAGCAAGCTGCCGACCTTCACACGTCTGCAGCCCTGAGCGCGAAGACTGAAACTGCCATTTGTTATTACTGGCCATTTTCAGGATCTTGTAGGCATTGTGTGTTTTTAGCAGAGAAGACACTTCAGCGGATGTCAGTGTATGGATATGGGATTGTCTTGGGCTTGATTATAGAGACATGAAGTTgggaaaatagaagaaaagctCCTGGGACATTTCCACCATTTCCTAGCAAAAGCTTTGTTGCTCCCCCCTGTATATTTTCTAGTCGAGCTAGGTAAGGCGTGGATGGCAACAGCGGTGGGTGTAGTCACGCCAGTTGGGTGGCTCATCAGCTCCCAACACATCAGTCTTAAACAGAGTTTTATCTTCTATACATCGAAAGATTTCCACTGCCACAGAACTCCCCCGAATAAACTTGCAGGATCTTCCACATGGAGTTGGTAATTGAGTATCACAGAACAGTCCCAGATTTCATGCGAAATATCTTCATTCTTTTAAGCTGGCTTTCTTGTCATTCCTTAATCGATGAGGCACTCTCTTTGCTCATCAGCCGACTCCTGATGACCATGCTGCTGTGCCTTGATATCTGGTCCTGAAACTCTGAAGTCATAAAGAAATACAGGATTGGATCCAAACAGCAGTCTAGACTCGCAAGACTTAAGCAAAAGGGTTGGGCGTAGAGTGTGATGGTACTCAGGAAGCAGTCtgtaatgacattttctttcactaacATGTAGAAAAAGAAGTTGATGTGGTATGGtgcaaaacacacacagaataCAATGGCACACATGGAAACCATCCTTAAAGCCTTCCGCCTCTCACTGCTGTTTTGCAGCGGTATCTGGAAGCCCCGAAGAGAGTCTTTGGTTTTCCaagtacagaataaaataataatgagagGGCCGATGAACCCaaagagctctgctgtggctgtCATCAGCACGGTGGCTGCCTTGCTGTCGATCTGCCGGACTTGAAGGTCTGCAAAGCAAGTATTTGAGTATTTGGCCAGGCCGTAGCTGCGCATGATGGGGAACGGCAAGCACGCCACCCCGACGACGAGCCAGACGACAGCGCTGATGGCTACATCGTACCGTCGCTTCCAGTCCTTGGCTTTGAATGGCTGATACAGGAAGAAATACCTCTGAATGCTGATGCAGGTGAGGAAACAAATGCTGGCGTACATGTTGAGGTACTTCAGGTAGAAACACAGTAAGCAAAGGAATCTCCCAAAAGGCCATGTGGAGTTAATATAATAGTATATTCGCAGTGGCAGGGAGAGGACGTGAGCCAGGTCAGCCATGGCCAGGTTGATCATGAAAATGACGGCTTTGCTCTTCTTGCTGATGAAGCGGCACAAGACCCATAAGGCAGCGCTGTTGGCCAGGAGGCCGGGGATGAATATGAGGGTGTAAGTGGTTGCGTACAGGCTGTTTTTGAACGTTATATTGTGATCGGAGCAGGTCTGGTTGCTCTGCGTCATGACTGGGCTGCTGGAAACTTCTGTCATGATATAGGGTGGGTGGGTCATTCCTGTAGAGAACAAAAACAGGGGCTGTAAAGGCAAAGGCACTGCAAGAGTTGATATTCACATTCGCATTTCCTATTTGACTATTCAGTACAAAGCAGAGGGTTGGAAATGTCTTCTGTATAAAATATCCTGCTATCTTCAAAGCTGCCCCTTCAGAGGTCTCCCACTATTCACACAGAGGTGGGGGACCATTCTTGTTGTGTCAGTCCCCTTGCTGGGCTGTCCGAGTGCCATAAGCACAGGTGAAGCCGTGCCATACTGCTAATAGAGGAGTAAGAGAAGCTGCCTATCCTTTTGGCAGCTCAAGGTCATCTGTGGTTTGGTCTCTGGGTAGCAGGGGAGGAATACACGGAAGAAAAGTGTGCCATAGCCCAGCTTCTGCATGTGAGCAACCACACGGCTCGACAGTCAAAATGTGGGTGCCAACCACTGAATCGTACCTGTGTTAAGTTGTACGTTAGGCATTGCGTGGGTGGCATGTCTCCTGACCCCATCAGTGGACCTCACGGACCCACCTTCTCTGGCATGATGAGGACAGGCCATGTGGAAAAGGGTAGCAGGGAGTGGGCCTGAGAAGTTTGCCTGGTTTAAGTGTAGCCAGTGCTCCTGAAGCGTGCTGCTACGTGTTTAAGCTAATGTAACAAGCATTAACTTGTAAGTAACAATCACCAACTTCCATTTCTTGTCACCCCAGCAGCCTCagtttaacactttttttccatcagataattttatttttagatgctTCCAATTTCTGGCTCTCCTTTGATTCAGCTGAGTAGGGATGGCAAAATGTCACATGTTGAACTGTTGGGCCATCTTTTTTTGTGTCAGCTTTTGTAACTGGGACTTGACTTCAGTAAGGCAACACAGGCAGGAGGAGTTTGGCTTTATTGGGTATTTCCCCATAGGGTTGTAATTCTCATTACAGTGATTCCCTCCTGCGTCTAATACAACAGTTAAAAATGAGTATCAGCTTCCTATTTCAAGTGGCACTGCAGACGCTGATTCATTCCTTCCAACTCACTTCCTGCACCACTGGCAAGGGGCATTTGCCAGAAAAAGTGTCTCTGTAGGTAGATATTAGTAACTCATACCCTGTTACTAAtggtttttttacttcatgTTACAAAAAAAGAGTAGTGTTTAGAGCTCTCAAATGACAAAGAACACAAATAGCTGGTTTTTCAGCTTGTTAATCATTGCGGTACTTGGACTTGGCAGTTCCCACAGACACTGTTCAAGGCTGCTATGGAAGGGTTGTAACTCAGGCCCCAGAAAGGCCCAGACGTGGCAAGGTCCCAGCATGGGACACAGGCCACCCTCACCGCGGGTGCAGTGGCTCTGGCTGACGCCGATGGTGAGCGGGGCCACCTAACCATGGCTCCTGCGGGCTCCCTAAACAGATCCGGTTGCCaactttcttgcttttctttttcaacttgcctttcattttctcacacttttcaaaaagcaagGTCTGCACATTTATCTcctgcagcatcctcagctgtaGCAACTGGGCTACATCCTTCAGTTGCACCAAACttgaaagaaatgctgcagttgAAAAACCCTCTATCTAATCTCCCTCCCTCACCAAGATGGCAGGAGTACGCTGAGGCCAGGTGCTTCAGAGCACACCTCCCAGGCTGGTTTTGTCCCTCTAGGGCAATCACTCCAGTCTGCAGTTCACTCCCAGTAACCCTCGCCCCAAGGCAGCTCTGGGACAAGATGCTCTCCTCCGTGGTGAGGTTTCCCCAGCCACCCTCATCCCAGGACACCACAGCCTTGTTCCTATCACAAGGCCAGAACATGCCCATGAGAAGGGAAGAGGGCTCAAAGGGCGCTGGTAACGAGATGCGCCTGGCCCATGGCCTGATCGCCACCGGTCTGAGCAGCGACGTTGGAGGtctcctgctctcctttctGGTGCTCCTCAGGACACTGAGACAGGGAGTGGACAAGGCATGGAGCTGAGCAGTGGGGTGTTCACTCAGGGCGTTGCTTCTCAGAGAGGTAAATTTGGGTTACATCCCATCTCTTGAGAGTGCTGTGAATTTCTGGCACTCGTTTGCGATCCCTTTCCATCTGGTTCACCTACAGCTCTAGCTGGGCGTGCTGTCTGCTGCCCTGTCTCCAATAAGAGCACTGCTCACTGCGCCCAATTTCTGTCCCTTCGGGTGACCTCCCACTTTGCCAAGAAGCCATTAAAGAGCCACTTTCAAAGTTACTAGCTGCCTGGTTTCCCTTGGATGTCAAGGTTAGGCTGACTGGCTGGTGATTCTCCAAAAACACAAGTGCTAGATGGCCACTGAAACCGTGGAGGGTTAGGTACATTTGCAAAACGATCTATATTAAGGACACGCTCAAATTGAAATGCTGGCCAGTGGACGTGTGCTCTTCAGTTCAAATGAGTCATAACAGTCAGTTTGCTTATTGAGGTCTCTAAACACAGTTGGTCCTTATTTACATTTCATGTGACAGCTAAGGACCAGACCGCAGTGTCAGCAATCAGAATAATCAAGTTCAGGCTGCTGACTCAAACTGGCCTCTGAATGGAGCCATTTAGGGTAAACTGATGCGTCTGCTGTAAGATGAGGGTGATGCTGAGCACACACGCTTGATACCAGAATTCAGCCTTCACTTTCTGATTGCAGCAAACTGTGCCCAGGCACGCAAACgagcacagggctgggctgcagcatgCCTGAGACCAGGAGGGAGCCCACAGCATGGAGATGTTCCCCCTCGGCCTTCATCTTCATCTGCTAATTGTCCACAAGGTGTCAGAGTTAATCAAGATTTCGTTTCTCTGCCCTACTCTTTAAGGTGTTTTTCTAACCCCCAAGGGACTAAGGCTGTCtgagtggcaggaggcagaggcGGTGGTGCGACTGTTCCCGTGAGCTTGTGTTGCTGTCTTCTAGGGTGATCCCAAATTGAAAAACTCTTGTGTTGCTGAATAACTGAtgttagggggaaaaaaaaatcctctcagGAGTAGTCCTCACATTGCTGGTATCTACAGGTAGAAGAGGCTTGAAAAGCTGCACTTTGATggagagcagggagctgctTTGAACCTCAGAGCCAAAAGGTTACAAAACCCAAGCTGTGGAAATGGAGGTGATatcccatccccaccaccccGAGCAAGTGTAACATGGTGATTGGCGAACAGGAGACTTATGGCCCGTGGAGGCAGAAAAAGCCTCTCCTTTGCATTCAGTGAACTCCGGGTCAGGCCATTTACAACGGACTGAGCAGGGTGACCTGGCTGGCGGTACAAAAGCATTAACACAGTTAATATATACATGGGTGATGGCTGCTGGCTCATCAGAACAGGGCACTTTCTGAGAATGAATGACTTCATTACAAAGTCATAAAAATATAACGAGGTTAAATGATCTCTTTAGACACAAGGCACCCGGGCATATGCACAGGTGACTATAAAACAATTGCATTTCTGCCCTTCCTCCCACTTCTCTTCTTCAGGTTGAAACTT includes these proteins:
- the LOC104025083 gene encoding putative P2Y purinoceptor 10 yields the protein MTHPPYIMTEVSSSPVMTQSNQTCSDHNITFKNSLYATTYTLIFIPGLLANSAALWVLCRFISKKSKAVIFMINLAMADLAHVLSLPLRIYYYINSTWPFGRFLCLLCFYLKYLNMYASICFLTCISIQRYFFLYQPFKAKDWKRRYDVAISAVVWLVVGVACLPFPIMRSYGLAKYSNTCFADLQVRQIDSKAATVLMTATAELFGFIGPLIIILFCTWKTKDSLRGFQIPLQNSSERRKALRMVSMCAIVFCVCFAPYHINFFFYMLVKENVITDCFLSTITLYAQPFCLSLASLDCCLDPILYFFMTSEFQDQISRHSSMVIRSRLMSKESASSIKE